One Solanum pennellii chromosome 9, SPENNV200 DNA segment encodes these proteins:
- the LOC107031186 gene encoding protein SMAX1-LIKE 6-like isoform X1 produces the protein MVTEFIPPGPFCNRACLPAMPTPVSTAKQCLTEEAARALGDAVAVARRRSHAQTTSLHAVSALLALPSAILRDACARARSCAYSSRLQFRALELSVSVSLDRLPTAKTLDEPPISNSLMAAIKRSQANQRRHPDTFHIYQQLQQQNSSNFSISTLKVELKHFILSILDDPIVSRVLGEAGFRSCDIKLALLNPPAISRFSKARCPPMFLCNLTDSELDKRVFNFPFSGVSGKGDIDENCRRIGEILVKKSCRNPLLIGNCATDALYSFTECVQKGKGGVLPDEIKGLTVISIEKEISDGSEEMISLKFKEVTDAVERCTGDGIVVNYGELKVFIDDGSVSYIVSKITKLVQLNCGKLWLVGAAASYDIYLKFLARFPTIQKDWDLHVLPITSSTLPIGGLPSRSSLMGSFVPFGGFFTTSSESENSWINKNEYTARCNLCNEKYEQEVSTVLRGATGSVTDQHATHLSSWLQKAECGPSRGLVGVEADEGCSLLNARLVGLQKKWNDICQRLHHIHSFQPDALQARSHISSLGIFQSTSAGGESRNKDLLLDARLTNQSSMSPDLQNTCWIKNTMSKSVVSEGESDSQPEVPAQRLETQHQKMENIWTPYQNARCGLSLPLDRTSSASRASVSTDLGLGTVHISTVRDLWEPSFPENQDCLPYFSGSVSSSVPQLDKDLILEDFKNLYKALSKHVYWQEEAIYAISHTVTRCRSGNGRSHVSSKGNIWLSFLGPDKVGKQKIAKALAENVFASHNSLLYVDLGSSDWISCSNSLLIHQNIRNSHMNLRGKTVIDYIAEELSKKRCSTVLLENIEKADFPVQNSLSRAIRTGKFLNLHGKEISINNMIFVITSKSAKVTKDFFSSKKFLEFSEEKILAAKNLQMQIAIGSGCRNRIEVKNTNLWITSGDRTSFPSYKRKQTDNSDSNNDKLLQMPKRLCTVPKCSLDLNLPVEDMEENECAECDSDSGSEGSKAWLEEILEQMDNNVVFKPFDFGALAEIILNEININLKKIVGVDIKMEIDSEVMEQILAAAWLSDKKEAVEDWVENVLCRSFMDVRNRFQHIADSVIRLVHCQGIAVEDQAPGIYFPAKITIE, from the exons ATGGTAACAGAATTTATACCCCCAGGGCCTTTTTGTAACA gagcTTGCTTACCGGCGATGCCAACGCCGGTGAGCACTGCCAAGCAATGCTTGACGGAGGAGGCAGCGCGTGCGCTAGGCGATGCGGTAGCCGTCGCTCGTCGCCGGAGCCACGCGCAGACTACATCTCTCCATGCTGTTTCTGCGCTTCTTGCACTTCCATCAGCTATCCTCCGTGACGCCTGTGCACGTGCTCGCAGCTGCGCGTACTCATCACGGCTCCAATTCAGAGCTTTAGAACTCAGCGTCAGCGTTTCTCTTGATCGTTTGCCCACAGCCAAAACCCTAGATGAGCCGCCTATTTCTAATTCTCTCATGGCAGCAATCAAGCGCTCACAAGCTAACCAAAGAAGGCATCCTGATACTTTCCACATCtatcaacaacttcaacaacaGAATTCCTCTAACTTCTCGATTTCTACTCTTAAAGTTGAACTGAAGCATTTTATACTATCCATTTTGGATGACCCGATTGTCAGCCGAGTTTTAGGGGAAGCGGGTTTTCGGAGTTGTGATATAAAGCTTGCACTTCTCAATCCACCGGCTATTTCTAGGTTTTCCAAGGCACGTTGCCCACCTATGTTTCTTTGTAATTTAACCGATTCGGAGCTTGACAAACGTGTGTTTAACTTTCCATTTTCTGGCGTTTCCGGAAAGGGGGATATTGATGAGAATTGTAGAAGAATTGGTGAGATTCTTGTGAAGAAAAGCTGTAGAAACCCGTTGTTGATCGGTAACTGTGCAACTGATGCACTTTATAGCTTCACTGAATGTGTACAGAAAGGTAAAGGTGGTGTCTTGCCTGATGAAATTAAGGGGTTGACTGTAATTTctattgaaaaagaaatttctGATGGGAGTGAAGAAATGATCAGCTTGAAGTTTAAGGAAGTAACTGATGCTGTAGAGCGTTGTACAGGGGATGGAATTGTAGTGAATTATGGTGAATTGAAGGTGTTTATTGATGATGGGTCAGTGAGCTATATCGTTTCTAAGATCACAAAATTGGTGCAACTAAATTGTGGGAAACTGTGGTTAGTTGGAGCAGCAGCAAGTTATGACATTTATTTGAAGTTCTTGGCTCGGTTCCCTACAATTCAGAAAGACTGGGATTTACATGTGCTGCCTATTACTTCATCCACTCTTCCAATTGGAGGACTACCTTCCAGATCCAG CTTGATGGGGTCATTTGTTCCTTTTGGTGGGTTTTTTACCACATCATCTGAGTCTGAAAACTCGTggataaacaaaaatgaatataCAGCTCGATGTAACCTTTGCAATGAAAAATATGAGCAAGAAGTTTCAACTGTGCTTAGAGGAGCCACTGGTTCAGTCACTGATCAGCATGCAACACATTTATCTTCTTGGTTACAAAAGGCTGAATGCGGTCCAAGCAGGGGACTAGTTGGGGTTGAG GCTGATGAAGGCTGCAGTTTACTAAATGCCAGACTGGTGGGATTGCAAAAGAAGTGGAATGATATATGCCAGCGTCTTCATCACATACATTCATTTCAACCAGATGCTTTGCAAGCCAGGTCACATATTTCTAGTTTGGGCATCTTTCAGAGTACTTCTGCTGGGGGCGAAAGCAGAAACAAAGATTTATTGTTGGATGCAAGACTTACTAATCAAAGTTCAATGTCACCAGACTTGCAAAATACCTGCTGGATCAAAAATACCATGTCAAAATCAGTCGTGTCTGAAGGTGAATCTGATTCCCAACCTGAAGTACCGGCTCAGCGTTTAGAAACTCAGCATCAGAAGATGGAAAATATCTGGACCCCGTACCAGAATGCTCGTTGTGGTTTGAGCCTGCCCCTTGATCGAACATCATCAGCCTCAAGAGCTTCTGTTAGCACAGACCTGGGGTTGGGAACAGTTCACATATCCACTGTAAGAGATCTGTGGGAACCCAGTTTTCCGGAAAATCAGGATTGCCTTCCTTACTTTTCAGGATCGGTTTCTTCCTCTGTTCCTCAGTTAGACAAGGACTTAATTTTGGAAGACTTTAAGAACCTTTATAAAGCTCTTTCCAAACATGTTTATTGGCAAGAGGAAGCCATTTATGCCATTAGTCATACTGTCACTCGCTGCAGAAGTGGTAATGGAAGGAGTCATGTCTCTAGCAAAGGAAATATATGGCTCAGCTTCCTTGGACCTGACAAGGTGGGGaaacaaaaaattgcaaaagCTCTTGCTGAGAATGTCTTTGCCAGCCACAATAGCTTGCTCTATGTGGATTTGGGCTCTAGCGATTGGATTAGCTGCTCAAATTCTCTGCTTATCCATCAAAATATAAGAAACAGTCACATGAATCTTAGGGGAAAGACAGTCATTGACTACATTGCAGAGGAGTTAAGCAAGAAGCGCTGTTCTACTGTGCTTCTTGAAAACATAGAAAAGGCTGATTTTCCTGTTCAGAATAGCTTATCTCGCGCTATCAGAACTGGTAAATTTTTGAACTTGCACGGGAAGGAAATcagtatcaacaatatgattTTTGTGATTACCTCAAAATCTGCAAAAGTTACTAAAGATTTCTTTTCCAGTAAAAAATTTCTCGAGTTTTCAGAAGAGAAGATATTAGCAGCCAAAAACTTGCAGATGCAGATAGCAATTGGATCTGGCTGTCGAAATAGGATTGAAGTGAAGAATACAAATTTGTGGATTACTTCAGGGGACAGAACATCTTTCCCTTCATATAAAAGAAAGCAGACAGACAACAGTGACTCAAACAATGACAAGTTGCTTCAAATGCCAAAACGTTTGTGCACTGTCCCAAAATGTTCTCTTGATTTGAATTTGCCAGTGGAGGATATGGAGGAGAATGAATGTGCTGAGTGTGACAGTGATTCTGGTTCTGAAGGGTCAAAGGCGTGGTTGGAAGAAATCTTAGAGCAAATGGACAACAATGTGGTCTTCAAGCCATTTGATTTTGGAGCTCTGGCTGAGATAATCTTGAATGAAATCAACATAAACCTCAAGAAGATTGTTGGAGTAGATATCAAGATGGAAATTGATTCAGAAGTAATGGAACAGATACTTGCTGCTGCTTGGTTATCAGACAAAAAGGAAGCTGTTGAGGATTGGGTTGAGAATGTTCTCTGCAGGAGCTTTATGGATGTCCGAAATAGGTTCCAACATATTGCTGATAGTGTGATAAGATTAGTTCATTGTCAAGGCATTGCTGTAGAAGACCAGGCTCCTGGAATTTACTTTCCGGCAAAAATAACCATAGAATGA
- the LOC107031186 gene encoding protein SMAX1-LIKE 6-like isoform X2, which yields MPTPVSTAKQCLTEEAARALGDAVAVARRRSHAQTTSLHAVSALLALPSAILRDACARARSCAYSSRLQFRALELSVSVSLDRLPTAKTLDEPPISNSLMAAIKRSQANQRRHPDTFHIYQQLQQQNSSNFSISTLKVELKHFILSILDDPIVSRVLGEAGFRSCDIKLALLNPPAISRFSKARCPPMFLCNLTDSELDKRVFNFPFSGVSGKGDIDENCRRIGEILVKKSCRNPLLIGNCATDALYSFTECVQKGKGGVLPDEIKGLTVISIEKEISDGSEEMISLKFKEVTDAVERCTGDGIVVNYGELKVFIDDGSVSYIVSKITKLVQLNCGKLWLVGAAASYDIYLKFLARFPTIQKDWDLHVLPITSSTLPIGGLPSRSSLMGSFVPFGGFFTTSSESENSWINKNEYTARCNLCNEKYEQEVSTVLRGATGSVTDQHATHLSSWLQKAECGPSRGLVGVEADEGCSLLNARLVGLQKKWNDICQRLHHIHSFQPDALQARSHISSLGIFQSTSAGGESRNKDLLLDARLTNQSSMSPDLQNTCWIKNTMSKSVVSEGESDSQPEVPAQRLETQHQKMENIWTPYQNARCGLSLPLDRTSSASRASVSTDLGLGTVHISTVRDLWEPSFPENQDCLPYFSGSVSSSVPQLDKDLILEDFKNLYKALSKHVYWQEEAIYAISHTVTRCRSGNGRSHVSSKGNIWLSFLGPDKVGKQKIAKALAENVFASHNSLLYVDLGSSDWISCSNSLLIHQNIRNSHMNLRGKTVIDYIAEELSKKRCSTVLLENIEKADFPVQNSLSRAIRTGKFLNLHGKEISINNMIFVITSKSAKVTKDFFSSKKFLEFSEEKILAAKNLQMQIAIGSGCRNRIEVKNTNLWITSGDRTSFPSYKRKQTDNSDSNNDKLLQMPKRLCTVPKCSLDLNLPVEDMEENECAECDSDSGSEGSKAWLEEILEQMDNNVVFKPFDFGALAEIILNEININLKKIVGVDIKMEIDSEVMEQILAAAWLSDKKEAVEDWVENVLCRSFMDVRNRFQHIADSVIRLVHCQGIAVEDQAPGIYFPAKITIE from the exons ATGCCAACGCCGGTGAGCACTGCCAAGCAATGCTTGACGGAGGAGGCAGCGCGTGCGCTAGGCGATGCGGTAGCCGTCGCTCGTCGCCGGAGCCACGCGCAGACTACATCTCTCCATGCTGTTTCTGCGCTTCTTGCACTTCCATCAGCTATCCTCCGTGACGCCTGTGCACGTGCTCGCAGCTGCGCGTACTCATCACGGCTCCAATTCAGAGCTTTAGAACTCAGCGTCAGCGTTTCTCTTGATCGTTTGCCCACAGCCAAAACCCTAGATGAGCCGCCTATTTCTAATTCTCTCATGGCAGCAATCAAGCGCTCACAAGCTAACCAAAGAAGGCATCCTGATACTTTCCACATCtatcaacaacttcaacaacaGAATTCCTCTAACTTCTCGATTTCTACTCTTAAAGTTGAACTGAAGCATTTTATACTATCCATTTTGGATGACCCGATTGTCAGCCGAGTTTTAGGGGAAGCGGGTTTTCGGAGTTGTGATATAAAGCTTGCACTTCTCAATCCACCGGCTATTTCTAGGTTTTCCAAGGCACGTTGCCCACCTATGTTTCTTTGTAATTTAACCGATTCGGAGCTTGACAAACGTGTGTTTAACTTTCCATTTTCTGGCGTTTCCGGAAAGGGGGATATTGATGAGAATTGTAGAAGAATTGGTGAGATTCTTGTGAAGAAAAGCTGTAGAAACCCGTTGTTGATCGGTAACTGTGCAACTGATGCACTTTATAGCTTCACTGAATGTGTACAGAAAGGTAAAGGTGGTGTCTTGCCTGATGAAATTAAGGGGTTGACTGTAATTTctattgaaaaagaaatttctGATGGGAGTGAAGAAATGATCAGCTTGAAGTTTAAGGAAGTAACTGATGCTGTAGAGCGTTGTACAGGGGATGGAATTGTAGTGAATTATGGTGAATTGAAGGTGTTTATTGATGATGGGTCAGTGAGCTATATCGTTTCTAAGATCACAAAATTGGTGCAACTAAATTGTGGGAAACTGTGGTTAGTTGGAGCAGCAGCAAGTTATGACATTTATTTGAAGTTCTTGGCTCGGTTCCCTACAATTCAGAAAGACTGGGATTTACATGTGCTGCCTATTACTTCATCCACTCTTCCAATTGGAGGACTACCTTCCAGATCCAG CTTGATGGGGTCATTTGTTCCTTTTGGTGGGTTTTTTACCACATCATCTGAGTCTGAAAACTCGTggataaacaaaaatgaatataCAGCTCGATGTAACCTTTGCAATGAAAAATATGAGCAAGAAGTTTCAACTGTGCTTAGAGGAGCCACTGGTTCAGTCACTGATCAGCATGCAACACATTTATCTTCTTGGTTACAAAAGGCTGAATGCGGTCCAAGCAGGGGACTAGTTGGGGTTGAG GCTGATGAAGGCTGCAGTTTACTAAATGCCAGACTGGTGGGATTGCAAAAGAAGTGGAATGATATATGCCAGCGTCTTCATCACATACATTCATTTCAACCAGATGCTTTGCAAGCCAGGTCACATATTTCTAGTTTGGGCATCTTTCAGAGTACTTCTGCTGGGGGCGAAAGCAGAAACAAAGATTTATTGTTGGATGCAAGACTTACTAATCAAAGTTCAATGTCACCAGACTTGCAAAATACCTGCTGGATCAAAAATACCATGTCAAAATCAGTCGTGTCTGAAGGTGAATCTGATTCCCAACCTGAAGTACCGGCTCAGCGTTTAGAAACTCAGCATCAGAAGATGGAAAATATCTGGACCCCGTACCAGAATGCTCGTTGTGGTTTGAGCCTGCCCCTTGATCGAACATCATCAGCCTCAAGAGCTTCTGTTAGCACAGACCTGGGGTTGGGAACAGTTCACATATCCACTGTAAGAGATCTGTGGGAACCCAGTTTTCCGGAAAATCAGGATTGCCTTCCTTACTTTTCAGGATCGGTTTCTTCCTCTGTTCCTCAGTTAGACAAGGACTTAATTTTGGAAGACTTTAAGAACCTTTATAAAGCTCTTTCCAAACATGTTTATTGGCAAGAGGAAGCCATTTATGCCATTAGTCATACTGTCACTCGCTGCAGAAGTGGTAATGGAAGGAGTCATGTCTCTAGCAAAGGAAATATATGGCTCAGCTTCCTTGGACCTGACAAGGTGGGGaaacaaaaaattgcaaaagCTCTTGCTGAGAATGTCTTTGCCAGCCACAATAGCTTGCTCTATGTGGATTTGGGCTCTAGCGATTGGATTAGCTGCTCAAATTCTCTGCTTATCCATCAAAATATAAGAAACAGTCACATGAATCTTAGGGGAAAGACAGTCATTGACTACATTGCAGAGGAGTTAAGCAAGAAGCGCTGTTCTACTGTGCTTCTTGAAAACATAGAAAAGGCTGATTTTCCTGTTCAGAATAGCTTATCTCGCGCTATCAGAACTGGTAAATTTTTGAACTTGCACGGGAAGGAAATcagtatcaacaatatgattTTTGTGATTACCTCAAAATCTGCAAAAGTTACTAAAGATTTCTTTTCCAGTAAAAAATTTCTCGAGTTTTCAGAAGAGAAGATATTAGCAGCCAAAAACTTGCAGATGCAGATAGCAATTGGATCTGGCTGTCGAAATAGGATTGAAGTGAAGAATACAAATTTGTGGATTACTTCAGGGGACAGAACATCTTTCCCTTCATATAAAAGAAAGCAGACAGACAACAGTGACTCAAACAATGACAAGTTGCTTCAAATGCCAAAACGTTTGTGCACTGTCCCAAAATGTTCTCTTGATTTGAATTTGCCAGTGGAGGATATGGAGGAGAATGAATGTGCTGAGTGTGACAGTGATTCTGGTTCTGAAGGGTCAAAGGCGTGGTTGGAAGAAATCTTAGAGCAAATGGACAACAATGTGGTCTTCAAGCCATTTGATTTTGGAGCTCTGGCTGAGATAATCTTGAATGAAATCAACATAAACCTCAAGAAGATTGTTGGAGTAGATATCAAGATGGAAATTGATTCAGAAGTAATGGAACAGATACTTGCTGCTGCTTGGTTATCAGACAAAAAGGAAGCTGTTGAGGATTGGGTTGAGAATGTTCTCTGCAGGAGCTTTATGGATGTCCGAAATAGGTTCCAACATATTGCTGATAGTGTGATAAGATTAGTTCATTGTCAAGGCATTGCTGTAGAAGACCAGGCTCCTGGAATTTACTTTCCGGCAAAAATAACCATAGAATGA